AAGCCGTGTGGGCCGATCCGGTGACCATTTTCAAAGAAAACGGCCTGGATAACCCGCAGCGATGGTATGCATTAGCGGATGTACTTGGGCTTGAGCGTGACGCACTGATCGAGCGAATTCGCCGTAATGAAACTCGGCGTTTTATCTATTTGCAGCGTCAAGTCAGCCCTGCGATGGCCAACTATATTCGCGAGCTGAAATTGCCGGGCGTTGGGCTAAAAGAAGAGTCTCGTCGCTATTATCCCGCCGGAGAGGTTAGTGCGCACCTAGTGGGCGTGACTGGTATTGACGGCCACGGTTTGGAAGGGGTTGAGCGCAGTTACGATAACTGGCTGACGGGCGAAGCGGGGAAACAGACCATCCGCAAAGACCGTTTTGGACGCGTGGTGGAAAATATCGCGCTGGAGGAGCGTCAAGAGGGCAAACCGCTCAAACTGACCATTGATCAACGTTTGCAAGCAATCGCCTATCGCGCCATCAAACAAGCAGTGGCGGATCACCGCGCGACGTCGGGGTCGGCGGTGATGTTGGATGTCAAAACAGGCGCGGTACTGGCGATGGTCAACGCCCCTTCTTACAACCCCAATAACCGCAGTGATTGGCAAAGCTATAAAATGCGCAACCGCGTGATTACCGACTCTTTGGAGCCTGGCTCGACCGTCAAACCGTTTGTTATTCTCGCGGCACTGGAAAACGGCGTTGCGACGAAAGATACCGTGATTGACACGGGCAACGGCATTTTGCAGGTAGGAGGCAGCCGAGTGCGTGATGTCTCGAAAGTCGGTAAGGCCAATCTCACCGAAATTCTCAAAAAATCCAGTAATATCGGCGTGACGAAACTGTCGATGGAAATGCCGATTGAAGCGTTGCTTGGAATGTATAACTCAGTCGGTTTAGGCGAGCTATCCGGGCTGAATTTAGTGGGGGAAGTGACGGGTATTTTCCCCACGCGTACGCGCTGGTCACCGATTGAACGTGCTACGCTCGCTTTTGGCTATGGCTTGTCTGTGACACCAATCCAGTTGGCGCACGCCTATGCCACTTTAGGTAACGAAGGCAAATATGAGCCGATCCACATTATCGAAAGTCATGAACGCGACATGGCCAAGCAGGTGGTGTCGCAAAAGCATGCGCGAGAAGTGCTTAATATGTTGGAAACCGTGACGCAAAAAGGCGGCTCGGCCCGTCGTGCGGCTGTACCCGGCTATCGGGTCGGGGCGAAAACCGGGACCTCGCGCAAAGCGAGCGCGGGTGGATACAGTGATGAATACATCACCTATACCGCCGGCGTTGCGCCAGTGAGCGATCCGCGCATTGCGCTGGTGGTGGTAGTGAACGAGCCGCAGGGTGATGATTATTACGGTGGCTCGGTCGCCTCGCCAGTCTTTTCCGAAATTATGAAAGGGGCGCTGCAAATCTTAAATGTCGCTCCAGATGAAAACCAGTTCCAGAATTAACTGAATACCTGAGCTTAGCTCGGAGAATTGAAACCATGACAACATCCATCAGTTTGGCCAGCTTGTTATCGCCTTGGGCGATTTATCCAGAGCTCAATGCCGTAACGGTCACTTCCCTTGAGTTGGACAGCCGCAAGATTCGTACTGGGGATACCTTCGTCGCAATGATTGGCCAGCAAACCGACGGTCGCCGTTTTATCGATACTGCCATCGCCAATGGTGCCAACGCGGTGATCGCCAGTGCTTGTTCTCAACATGCGCACGCCAGTTTGGAGTACCGAGGGGATGTGCCCGTGGTGTATGTCGAGCAGCTCGATATGCAGCTTTCGGCCATTGCCGGGAAACTCTATCCGCATCCGCAGATGCGTTTGATTGGCGTGACGGGCACCAACGGTAAAACCACCATCACGCAATTGATCGCTCAGTGGCTGCAACTGCTTGGTGAGTCGGCGGCGGTGATGGGGACCACAGGCAATGGTTTTCTGCATAACTTGCAGCCTGCCGCCAATACCACAGGTAGCGCGGTCGAAGTGCAAAAAACGTTAGCGACGCTAGCGCAGCAAGGTGCACAAACCACCGCGTTGGAAGTCTCTTCTCACGGCTTAGTGCAAGGGCGAGTGAAAGATCTCAACTTTGCCGCTGGCGTGTTTACTAACTTAAGTCGTGACCACCTCGATTACCACGGCACGATGGAGGCTTATGCACAGGCCAAAATGAGCCTGTTTACTGAACATCAATGCCAGCAAGCGATCATCAATGTCGATGATCCGATTGGTGCTCAATGGTTTGCCGAGCTTGAGCGCGGTATTGCTGTCTCGCTGCAGCCACAACCCTCCGCAGAGCGCACCCTTTGGGCAACGCGTGTCGACTACGCGCAAAGCGGCATCACGCTTGAGTTTGATGGCTGTTTCGGTACTGGGCGTTTTCAAGCGCCGCTGATCGGCGAGTTCAATGCCACCAATTTGATGTTGGCACTGGCCACCTTGCTCAGTCTCGGCTTTGATAAACAAGCGCTGCTCGATAGTGCGGCCCAATTGCAACCCGTGCTTGGTCGTATGGAGCTTTTCCAAGCTCCGGGCCGAGCAAAAGTGGTGGTGGATTATGCTCACACGCCCGACGCTCTGGAAAAAGCCTTGCAAGCTCTGCGCGTACATTGTCAGGGCAAACTTTGGGCCATTTTTGGTTGCGGTGGTGACCGAGACAAAGGCAAACGGCCGATGATGGCGGAAATCGCCGAGCGGCTGGGGGATCGTGTTATCCTCACCGATGACAATCCACGCAGTGAAGATGGCTCGCAGATCATCGCCGATATGTTAGCAGGTCTTGCCTCGCCGCAGTTGGCGATTGTGGAGCATGATCGCTTCAAAGCGCTGCAACACGCCTTGCAGCACGCCCATGCCGACGACATCATTTTATTGGCGGGCAAAGGGCACGAAGATTACCAAGTGTTATCCCATCAGACGATTCACTATTCTGATCGTGAATCGGCGCAGCAACTTTTAGGAATTCAGCCATGCTAGACACCACGCTTAGCCATTTGGCTCAGCTCACTGAGGGCCAGCTTATCGGTGAGGATGCCCTTTTTTCCAGTGTTTCCACCGACACCCGCCACATCGAAAAAGGGGCGCTGTTTGTTGCCTTAGTGGGAGAGCGTTTCGACGCGCACCATTTTTGCCAGCAAGCGTTGCAGGCTGGCGCAAGTGCTTTATTAGTGGAACGCGCTCTCGATCTGCCTGTTGCGCAAGTGGTTGTCCAAGACACGAAATTGGCGCTCGGCCAGTTGGCGGCCGATGTGCATCAGCGCTGCCAGACGGCGACGGTGGCGATCACCGGAAGCTGTGGAAAAACCACCGTCAAAGAGATGACCGCCAGTATTTTGCAGCAAAAAGGCAAGGTACTGTTTACCACCGGTAATTTTAACAACGACATCGGCGTGCCGCTTACGCTGCTGCGCTCACAAGAAGATGATGACTACGCGGTGATTGAGCTGGGTGCCAACCACATTGGCGAGATTGCTTACACCACCCGTTTAGTCAAACCGCAAATTGCCCTGGTCAATAACGTGGCGGCCGCGCATCTGGAAGGCTTTGGCTCGATTGACGGTGTGAAGCAGGCGAAAGGTGAAATCTATCAAGGGCTTGCCGCCGGCGATGTGGCAGTGGTCAACCTAGAGAGTAATGGCGGAGAGGCTTGGCAATCGGTGTTGGCCGATAAAAAAGTCGTGACCTTCTCGGCGCACGATCCAAATGCCGACTTTTATGCCTCTGACGTTTATCTTAATGAAGAGGGCCAAGCAAAGTTTGTTTTGCACACGCCAAAGCAAGCTTTACCTATTTCACTGGGGATCATTGGTCAGCATAACGTTAGCAATGCGATTGCGGCTTCGATCATCGCGCTGCATTTTGGTGCGAGTGAGCAAGAAATTCAGGCAGGGCTGCGTAATTTGATGCCAGTGAAAGGCCGCGTGGATGTCCAACGTCTCACCGATAAGATTAAACTGATCGATGACAGCTATAATGCCAGCGTCCCCGCGATGAAAGTGGCTGTGGATCTGTTGGCGAGCTTTTCAGGTACGCGCTGGCTAATTTTAGGCTACATGGCCGAATTGGGGGATGAAAGTCTTGCACTTCATCGTCAAGTCGGTGAACATGCTGCCCCATTTGGTTTTGAGCACGTTCTTACTTTTGGTGAGGACACACGAATTATTAGCGATCTGTGTCAGGGGCTTCACTTCGCTGACCATAGCGCCATGATCGATTATATCAAGCAGCATCTCGCTTCTGACGCCGAATCAAACCATACCTTATTGGTAAAAGGGGCGAACTCGGCTGGCATGAGCAAGGTTGTGGCTGCTTTGAAGGAGAACTTTAAATGATTATTTGGCTTGCCGAGCTGCTACAGCCATATTTTTCTTTCTTCCGCTTGTTTGAATACTTGTCGTTTCGCGCCATCTTAAGTGTCCTAACGGCGCTTGGCCTCTCGCTTTGGATGGGCCCCAAGATGATCAAACGGCTGCAACTGCTGCAAATTGGTCAAGTGGTGCGCAATGAAGGGCCTGAGTCCCATTTCAGTAAGCGTGGTACCCCGACCATGGGCGGCATCATGATCCTAACGGCAATCACGGTTACCGTATTGCTGTGGGCGAACCTCTCGAACCCTTATGTGTGGGCGGTACTGGCTGTGTTGCTTGGTTATGGCGCAGTTGGCTTTGCCGACGATTATCGTAAAGTGGTGCGCAAAAACACCGATGGCTTGATTGCCCGCTGGAAGTATTTCTGGCAGTCGGCGATTGCGCTCGTGGTGGCGTTTGCTCTGTACGCGTATGGCAAAGACACGGCAGCCACTCAGTTAGTGGTGCCTTTTTTCAAAGATGTGATGCCGCAGCTTGGCTTAATGTACGTCATTCTCACCTATTTTGTGATTGTCGGAACCGGAAACGCGGTCAATTTGACCGACGGATTAGATGGCTTGGCCATCATGCCCACCGTACTGGTATCAGCCGGGTTTGCTGTGATTGCTTGGGCGACTGGCAACGTCAACTTCGCTCAATATCTGCATATCCCGTATCTGCCGCATGCCTCTGAGCTGGTGGTGGTGTGTACCGCGATGGTGGGCGCCGGGCTGGGCTTTCTATGGTTTAACACTTACCCAGCTCAAGTATTTATGGGTGATGTCGGCTCGTTAGCACTTGGTGGTGCACTAGGCACCATCGCCGTATTGGTGCGTCAAGAGCTGGTGTTGGTGATCATGGGCGGTGTGTTTGTGATGGAAACCCTGTCGGTCATTCTTCAGGTTGGCTCATACAAGTTACGTGGCCAGCGCATTTTCCGCATGGCACCGATTCACCATCACTACGAATTAAAAGGTTGGCCAGAGCCGCGCGTGATCGTGCGCTTTTGGATCATCTCTATTGTTTTGGTCTTGATTGGTCTTGCGACGTTGAAAGTGCGTTAAGCGCTCTCTCGCCGCACAATTATAGTGTGAAAGAATATGGAACGTTGGCAATCGATAAAGAATGTGGTGATCGTAGGGCTCGGAATAACCGGGCTCTCTGTCGTTAAACACCTGAGAAAAACACAGCCTCAGTTGCAGCTTAAGGTGATGGATACTCGACCAACGCCGCCGGGGGCAGACAAACTGCCAGCAGGCATTGAGCTACATACGGGTGGCTGGAATGACGCTTGGCTGAGCCAAGCCGATCTGGTGGTCACCAATCCCGGAATCGCGTTAGCAACCCCACAAATTCAGGCCGTGCTTGCGAAAGGTACGCCTGTGGTTGGTGACATTGAGCTGTTTGCCTGGGCGGCAGACAAGCCAGTGCTTGCGATTACCGGTTCCAACGGCAAAAGTACCGTTACCGACCTGTGTGGTGTGATGGCCAATGCCTGCGGAGTGAAAGCGGCCATCGGTGGCAACATTGGAGTACCTGCTCTCGATTTGTTGCAGCAAGAGGTCGAACTCTACGTGCTGGAGTTGTCGAGTTTTCAGCTGGAAACCACCGCCAGTTTGTCACTGGTGGCGGCGGCGTTTCTCAATCTTTCCGAAGATCACATGGATCGCTATCAGGGCATGGACGACTATCGCCAAGCCAAACTGCGCATTTTCCAACACGCGCAAACCGCCATCGTCAATCGTGATGATGTGCAAACTTATCCGCTCTCGCCGATGCCATTGCTCTCGTTTGGCTCTGATGCAGAAGAGTTTGGCTTAATCACTTGGCAAGGTCAGTCATGGTTGGCGCAAAACGGTCAGCCCATCTTGCCAAGCAGCGAGTTAAAACTGGTGGGTCAGCATAACGTGGCGAACGTGTTGGTCGTGCTAGCGCTACTAAGCGCGGCAGGAATTGACTATCGGAAAGGGCTAGAGGCGCTGAAGTCTTACACCGGGTTGACACACCGGTGTCAGGTTGTCGCCGATAATCGCGGCATTAAGTGGGTCAATGATTCGAAAGCAACTAATCTGGCCAGCACTCAAGCAGCCTTGTCGGGCTTGCACTGCACGGGCAAGCTCTACCTGTTGGTCGGTGGCGACGGCAAAGGGGCCGACTTTTCACCGTTAGCGCCTGTTTTGGCCAATTTGCCCGTCGAACTCTGCTGTTTTGGTGCAGATGGCGATAAGTTTATGCCTTTACATCCGTCAGCCAAACGCTTTGAACGGATGGAAGATGTGATTGAGCAGATATCTGCGCAATTGCAACCGGGAGATATGGTGATGCTTTCGCCAGCCTGTGCTAGTTTTGACCAGTTCAGTAACTTTATGGCGCGCGGCGATCGATTCGCTGAGCTGGCGCGCCAGTACGCAT
This Vibrio navarrensis DNA region includes the following protein-coding sequences:
- the murE gene encoding UDP-N-acetylmuramoyl-L-alanyl-D-glutamate--2,6-diaminopimelate ligase; translated protein: MTTSISLASLLSPWAIYPELNAVTVTSLELDSRKIRTGDTFVAMIGQQTDGRRFIDTAIANGANAVIASACSQHAHASLEYRGDVPVVYVEQLDMQLSAIAGKLYPHPQMRLIGVTGTNGKTTITQLIAQWLQLLGESAAVMGTTGNGFLHNLQPAANTTGSAVEVQKTLATLAQQGAQTTALEVSSHGLVQGRVKDLNFAAGVFTNLSRDHLDYHGTMEAYAQAKMSLFTEHQCQQAIINVDDPIGAQWFAELERGIAVSLQPQPSAERTLWATRVDYAQSGITLEFDGCFGTGRFQAPLIGEFNATNLMLALATLLSLGFDKQALLDSAAQLQPVLGRMELFQAPGRAKVVVDYAHTPDALEKALQALRVHCQGKLWAIFGCGGDRDKGKRPMMAEIAERLGDRVILTDDNPRSEDGSQIIADMLAGLASPQLAIVEHDRFKALQHALQHAHADDIILLAGKGHEDYQVLSHQTIHYSDRESAQQLLGIQPC
- the murD gene encoding UDP-N-acetylmuramoyl-L-alanine--D-glutamate ligase, yielding MERWQSIKNVVIVGLGITGLSVVKHLRKTQPQLQLKVMDTRPTPPGADKLPAGIELHTGGWNDAWLSQADLVVTNPGIALATPQIQAVLAKGTPVVGDIELFAWAADKPVLAITGSNGKSTVTDLCGVMANACGVKAAIGGNIGVPALDLLQQEVELYVLELSSFQLETTASLSLVAAAFLNLSEDHMDRYQGMDDYRQAKLRIFQHAQTAIVNRDDVQTYPLSPMPLLSFGSDAEEFGLITWQGQSWLAQNGQPILPSSELKLVGQHNVANVLVVLALLSAAGIDYRKGLEALKSYTGLTHRCQVVADNRGIKWVNDSKATNLASTQAALSGLHCTGKLYLLVGGDGKGADFSPLAPVLANLPVELCCFGADGDKFMPLHPSAKRFERMEDVIEQISAQLQPGDMVMLSPACASFDQFSNFMARGDRFAELARQYA
- a CDS encoding UDP-N-acetylmuramoyl-tripeptide--D-alanyl-D-alanine ligase, coding for MLDTTLSHLAQLTEGQLIGEDALFSSVSTDTRHIEKGALFVALVGERFDAHHFCQQALQAGASALLVERALDLPVAQVVVQDTKLALGQLAADVHQRCQTATVAITGSCGKTTVKEMTASILQQKGKVLFTTGNFNNDIGVPLTLLRSQEDDDYAVIELGANHIGEIAYTTRLVKPQIALVNNVAAAHLEGFGSIDGVKQAKGEIYQGLAAGDVAVVNLESNGGEAWQSVLADKKVVTFSAHDPNADFYASDVYLNEEGQAKFVLHTPKQALPISLGIIGQHNVSNAIAASIIALHFGASEQEIQAGLRNLMPVKGRVDVQRLTDKIKLIDDSYNASVPAMKVAVDLLASFSGTRWLILGYMAELGDESLALHRQVGEHAAPFGFEHVLTFGEDTRIISDLCQGLHFADHSAMIDYIKQHLASDAESNHTLLVKGANSAGMSKVVAALKENFK
- the mraY gene encoding phospho-N-acetylmuramoyl-pentapeptide-transferase, which encodes MIIWLAELLQPYFSFFRLFEYLSFRAILSVLTALGLSLWMGPKMIKRLQLLQIGQVVRNEGPESHFSKRGTPTMGGIMILTAITVTVLLWANLSNPYVWAVLAVLLGYGAVGFADDYRKVVRKNTDGLIARWKYFWQSAIALVVAFALYAYGKDTAATQLVVPFFKDVMPQLGLMYVILTYFVIVGTGNAVNLTDGLDGLAIMPTVLVSAGFAVIAWATGNVNFAQYLHIPYLPHASELVVVCTAMVGAGLGFLWFNTYPAQVFMGDVGSLALGGALGTIAVLVRQELVLVIMGGVFVMETLSVILQVGSYKLRGQRIFRMAPIHHHYELKGWPEPRVIVRFWIISIVLVLIGLATLKVR
- a CDS encoding penicillin-binding transpeptidase domain-containing protein; amino-acid sequence: MMAKKSKSKLQSSEREQASPVLIRWRFHLVLFFVFLAFAALVARLALIQVVEPDNLIREGDLRSIRVKALPSARGIISDRNGEPLAVSVPVEAVWADPVTIFKENGLDNPQRWYALADVLGLERDALIERIRRNETRRFIYLQRQVSPAMANYIRELKLPGVGLKEESRRYYPAGEVSAHLVGVTGIDGHGLEGVERSYDNWLTGEAGKQTIRKDRFGRVVENIALEERQEGKPLKLTIDQRLQAIAYRAIKQAVADHRATSGSAVMLDVKTGAVLAMVNAPSYNPNNRSDWQSYKMRNRVITDSLEPGSTVKPFVILAALENGVATKDTVIDTGNGILQVGGSRVRDVSKVGKANLTEILKKSSNIGVTKLSMEMPIEALLGMYNSVGLGELSGLNLVGEVTGIFPTRTRWSPIERATLAFGYGLSVTPIQLAHAYATLGNEGKYEPIHIIESHERDMAKQVVSQKHAREVLNMLETVTQKGGSARRAAVPGYRVGAKTGTSRKASAGGYSDEYITYTAGVAPVSDPRIALVVVVNEPQGDDYYGGSVASPVFSEIMKGALQILNVAPDENQFQN